Proteins from a genomic interval of Cydia amplana chromosome 8, ilCydAmpl1.1, whole genome shotgun sequence:
- the LOC134649963 gene encoding esterase FE4-like — protein sequence MYTYCNLLVFFCVHLLYLRCTVCTKNELIVTVKQGKLQGATDTLYDGSTYYSFKAIPYAQAPLGQLRFRAPLPPKSWKGTRQATEYGSICAQTDSVFKGSENCLFLNVFTKSLHGRTPVMIYIHGGSYITGSGNDDLYGPKFLVQHVVLVTLNYRLEVLGFLSVETPEVPGNAGMKDQVAALKWIKENIAKFGGDPDNITIFGESVGACSVTHHISSPMTRGLFHKVIAQSGTSIHDWALGEGSKSRAFRVGKYLGRDTKNTTELLEFLRSLPAANLTNLTIATSTDDEMYRGLPGRFLPVVEKKFDNVEAFLSDYPLNTLQSKRIRKFPLVLGYNSAEAITAIKDRLGKLDIYNNNPSYDVPREIAEKLTQEKMNDMGKRIRKFYIGDREYTKDDYKVIVTMLSDLHLVYNTHRFTYLYSKHNSPIYMYRFSFDTDLNFVKKLILGNLDLDLKGACHGDDVFYMFSSNYTKDAYESQQKLKDYVSKVTKLWTDFAKTSNPTPDYCAAPRWPVYTTKNKGYLDINVQSTAGSFAEKQSVEFWDTLYCETGLPCIKNN from the exons ATGTATACGTATTGTAATTTGTTAGTTTTTTTCTGTGTACACTTGCTTTATTTAAGATGCACAGTTTGTACAAAG aATGAGCTGATAGTAACAGTGAAGCAAGGGAAGCTACAGGGTGCTACAGACACGCTGTATGATGGATCAACTTACTACAGTTTCAAGGCTATCCCGTATGCCCAGGCACCACTGGGGCAGCTGAGGTTCAGG GCTCCCCTGCCACCAAAATCCTGGAAAGGCACACGCCAAGCGACCGAATATGGTTCCATTTGCGCGCAAACAGACTCCGTCTTCAAAGGCAGCGAAAACTGCTTGTTCCTCAACGTCTTCACGAAATCCCTCCATGGTCGCACACCTGTCATGATCTACATCCACGGAGGATCCTACATAACCGGATCTGGAAACGATGACCTATATGGACCAAAGTTTCTCGTTCAACATGTTGTCCTGGTCACTTTGAACTACAGACTTGAAGTGCTTGGATTCTTAAGTGTGGAAACCCCTGAGGTTCCTGGCAATGCGGGTATGAAGGACCAAGTCGCTGCGTTGAAGTGGATAAAGGAAAATATTGCAAAGTTTGGAGGAGATCCCGATAATATTACGATTTTTGGGGAGAGTGTCGGGGCTTGCTCAGTGACACATCATATTTCGTCGCCGATGACTAGAGGACTATTTCATAAAGTTATCGCACAAAGTGGTACTAGTATCCATGATTGGGCGTTAGGTGAAGGCAGCAAGAGCAGGGCATTCAGAGTTGGAAAATATTTAGGAAGAGACACGAAAAATACCACTGAGCTGCTTGAGTTTTTAAGATCTCTACCAGCAGCGAACCTAACTAACTTGACAATTGCTACGAGTACGGACGATGAGATGTATAGAGGATTGCCTGGGCGATTTTTGCCAGTTGTCGAAAAGAAATTTGATAATGTCGAAGCGTTTCTAAGTGACTATCCTTTAAATACACTTCAGTCGAAAAGAATTCGTAAATTTCCATTGGTGTTAGGATATAACTCCGCTGAAGCCATTACGGCGATCAAAGATAGATTAGGAAAGTTAGACATTTACAATAACAATCCCTCCTACGATGTGCCTAGAGAAATCGCTGAGAAACTAACCCAAGAAAAAATGAATGATATGGGTAAAAGGATTAGAAAGTTCTATATTGGTGACAGAGAGTACACAAAAGATGATTATAAGGTGATTGTCACTATGTTGTCTGACTTGCATTTAGTGTATAACACGCACAGATTTACCTACTTGTATTCTAAACACAACAGTCCCATTTATATGTACAGGTTCAGTTTCGACACTGACCTTAATTTTGTAAAGAAATTAATACTAGGTAATTTGGATTTGGATTTGAAAGGAGCCTGCCATGGAGACGAcgtattttatatgttttctagtaattatactaaagaTGCTTACGAATCGCAACAAAAATTGAAGGATTACGTATCGAAGGTGACTAAATTATGGACGGATTTTGCTAAAACGAG CAACCCAACTCCAGACTACTGCGCTGCACCAAGATGGCCGGTATACACGACGAAGAACAAGGGATACCTAGACATCAACGTACAATCGACAGCGGGAAGCTTCGCTGAGAAGCAGAGCGTAGAGTTCTGGGACACACTGTACTGCGAGACTGGCTTGCCTTGCATAAAAAATAACTAA
- the LOC134650391 gene encoding esterase FE4-like, with the protein MVYIHGGSYITGSGNDVLYGPKFLVKQDVVLVTLNYRLEVLGFICVETPEVPGNAGMKDQVAALEWIKENIAKFGGDPDNITIFGESAGACSVSHHILSPMTIGLFHKVIAQSGTSVQDGAIGEGSKSRAFRVGKYLGRDTNNTTELLEFLRSLPAANLTNLTIATSTDDELYRGLPARFLPVVEKKFDNVEAFLSEYPLDILQSKRIRKVPLILGYNSAEAILVIQDRLGKLDIYNNNPSYDVPSEIAEKLTQEKMNDMGKRIRKFYIGDREYTKDDYKVIVTMLSDLYLVYNTHRFTYLYSKHNSPIYMYRFSFDTELNYEKILLVSNLDLDLKGACHGDDVFYMFSNNYTKDAYESQEKLKDYVSKMTKLWTDFAKTRLVFSHLRF; encoded by the coding sequence ATGGTCTATATCCACGGAGGATCCTACATAACTGGATCTGGAAACGATGTCCTGTACGGACCAAAGTTTCTCGTTAAACAGGATGTTGTCCTGGTCACTTTGAACTACAGACTTGAAGTGCTTGGATTCATATGTGTGGAAACCCCTGAGGTTCCTGGCAATGCGGGTATGAAGGACCAAGTCGCTGCTTTGGAGTGGATAAAGGAGAATATTGCAAAGTTTGGAGGAGATCCCGATAATATTACAATTTTTGGGGAGAGTGCCGGGGCTTGCTCTGTGTCTCATCATATTTTGTCGCCGATGACTATAGGACTATTTCATAAAGTTATCGCGCAAAGTGGTACTAGTGTCCAAGATGGGGCGATAGGTGAAGGCAGCAAGAGCAGGGCATTCAGAGTTGGAAAATATTTAGGAAGAGACACGAATAATACCACCGAGCTGCTCGAGTTTTTAAGATCTCTACCAGCAGCGAACCTAACTAACTTGACAATTGCTACGAGTACGGACGATGAGCTGTATAGAGGACTCCCTGCGCGATTTTTGCCAGTTGTCGAAAAGAAATTTGATAATGTCGAAGCGTTTCTAAGCGAATATCCTTTGGATATACTTCAGTCGAAAAGAATTCGTAAAGTTCCATTGATATTAGGATATAACTCAGCTGAAGCCATTTTGGTGATTCAAGATAGATTAGGAAAGTTAGACATTTACAATAACAATCCCTCCTACGACGTGCCTAGTGAAATCGCTGAGAAACTAACCCAAGAAAAAATGAATGATATGGGTAAAAGGATTAGAAAATTCTATATTGGTGACAGAGAGTACACAAAAGATGATTATAAGGTGATTGTCACTATGTTGTCTGACTTGTATTTAGTGTATAACACGCACAGATTTACCTACTTGTATTCTAAACACAACAGTCCCATTTATATGTACAGGTTCAGTTTCGACACTGAACTTAATTATGAAAAGATATTACTAGTAAGTAATTTAGATTTGGATTTGAAAGGAGCCTGCCATGGAGACGAcgtattttatatgttttctaataattatactAAAGATGCTTACGAATCGCAAGAAAAATTGAAGGATTACGTATCGAAGATGACTAAATTGTGGACGGATTTTGCTAAAACGAGGTTAGTGTTCTCTCATCTAAGATTCTAA
- the LOC134649961 gene encoding carboxylesterase 4A-like isoform X2: MYTYYNLLFMFCVHLLYLGCTVCTKDEPIVSVKQGKLQGATDTLYDGSTYYSFRGIPYAKPPLGQLRFRAPLPPQSWKGIRQATEYGSICAQTDSVFQGSEDCLFLNVFTKSLRGRTPVMVFIHGGSYLSGSGNDDIYGPKFIAQQNVVLVTLNYRLEVLGFISVETPEIPGNAGMKDQVAALEWIKENIAKFGGDPDNITIFGESAGACSVTHHILSPMTIGLFHKVIAQSGTSVQDGVIGEGSKSRAFRVGKYLGRDTNNTTELLEFLRSLPAANLTNLTIATSTDDELYKGLPARFLPVVEKKFDNVEAFLSEYPLDILQSKRIRKVPLMLGYNSAEAIIMIQDRLGKLDIYNNNPSYDVPREIAEKLTQDKMNDMGKRIRKFYIGDREYTKNDYKEIVTMLSDVHFVYDTHRFTYLYSKQNSPIYMYRFSFDTDLNVFKNFTSMGLDLKGACHADELFYMFSNSFNKDAYESPEKLKNYVSKVTKLWTDFAKTSNPTPDTCAGPKWPVYTTKNKGYLDINVQSTAGSFAEKKRVEFWDTLYCEAGLPCIKNN, translated from the exons ATGTATACGTattataatttgttgtttatgttTTGTGTACATTTACTTTATTTAGGATGTACAGTTTGTACAAAG GACGAGCCGATAGTGAGCGTGAAACAGGGGAAGCTACAGGGTGCTACAGACACGTTGTATGATGGTTCAACATACTACAGTTTCAGGGGCATCCCATATGCCAAGCCACCATTGGGGCAGCTGCGATTCAGG GCTCCCCTGCCACCTCAATCCTGGAAAGGCATACGCCAAGCGACCGAATATGGTTCCATATGCGCGCAAACAGACTCCGTCTTCCAAGGCAGCGAAGACTGCTTGTTCCTCAACGTCTTCACCAAATCCCTCCGTGGCCGTACGCCTGTCATGGTCTTCATACACGGAGGGTCCTACTTATCTGGCTCTGGAAACGATGACATATACGGACCGAAGTTTATCGCTCAACAAAATGTTGTCCTGGTCACTTTGAACTACCGCTTAGAAGTGCTTGGATTCATAAGTGTGGAAACCCCTGAGATTCCCGGCAATGCGGGTATGAAGGACCAAGTCGCTGCGTTGGAGTGGATAAAGGAAAATATTGCAAAGTTTGGAGGAGATCCCGATAATATTACAATTTTTGGGGAGAGTGCCGGGGCTTGCTCTGTGACTCATCATATTTTGTCGCCGATGACTATAGGACTATTTCATAAAGTTATCGCCCAAAGTGGTACTAGTGTCCAAGATGGGGTGATAGGTGAAGGAAGCAAGAGCAGGGCATTCAGAGTTGGAAAATATTTAGGAAGAGACACGAATAATACCACTGAGCTGCTTGAGTTTTTAAGATCTCTACCAGCAGCGAACCTAACTAACTTGACAATTGCTACAAGTACGGACGATGAGCTGTATAAAGGACTCCCTGCGCGATTTTTGCCAGTTGTCGAAAAGAAATTTGATAATGTCGAAGCGTTTCTAAGCGAATATCCTTTGGATATACTTCAGTCGAAAAGAATTCGTAAAGTTCCATTGATGTTAGGATATAACTCCGCTGAAGCCATTATTATGATTCAAGATAGATTAGGAAAGTTGGACATTTACAATAACAATCCTTCCTACGATGTACCTAGAGAGATCGCTGAGAAACTGACCCAAGATAAAATGAATGATATGGGTAAAAGAATTAGAAAATTCTATATTGGTGATAGAGAGTATACAAAGAACGATTATAAGGAGATAGTCACTATGTTATCTGACGTGCATTTCGTGTATGACACACACAGATTTACCTACTTGTATTCTAAACAAAACAGTCCcatttatatgtataggttCAGTTTCGACACTGACCTCAATGTTTTCAAGAATTTTACAAGTATGGGTTTGGATTTGAAAGGAGCATGCCATGCAGATGAACTATTTTATATGTTCTCTAATAGTTTTAATAAAGATGCGTACGAATCGCCAGAGAAATTGAAGAATTACGTGTCGAAGGTGACGAAATTATGGACAGATTTTGCTAAAACCAG CAACCCAACTCCAGACACCTGCGCTGGACCTAAATGGCCGGTATACACGACGAAGAACAAGGGATACCTAGACATCAACGTACAGTCGACGGCGGGAAGCTTCGCTGAGAAAAAGCGCGTGGAGTTCTGGGACACACTGTACTGCGAGGCTGGCTTGCCTTGCATAAAAAATAACTAA
- the LOC134649961 gene encoding carboxylesterase 4A-like isoform X1 — translation MYTYYNLLFMFCVHLLYLGCTVCTKDEPIVSVKQGKLQGATDTLYDGSTYYSFRGIPYAKPPLGQLRFRAPLPPQSWKGVRQATEYGSICAQNDGEPDSVFQGSEDCLFLNVFTKYLHGRTPVMVFIHGGSYLAGSGNDDLYGPKFLVHQDVILVTLNYRLEVLGFISVETPEVPGNAGMKDQVAALKWIKENIAKFGGDPDNITIFGESSGACSVTHHILSPMTRGLFHKVIAQSGTSVHDWAIGEGSKSRAFRVGKYLGRDTRNTTELIEFLRSLPAANLTNLTIATSTYDEKYRGLPERFLPVVEKKFDNVEAFLSEYPLDTLQSKRIRKVPLMLGYNSAEAIIMIQDRLGKLDIYNNNPSYDVPREIAEKLTQEKMNDMGKRIRKFYIGDREYTKNDYKEIVTMLSDEHFVYDTHRFTYLYSKHNSPIYMYRFSFDTDLNVFKNFTSMGLDLKGACHADELFYMFSNSYNKDAYESQEKLKNYVSKVTKLWTDFAKTSNPTPDTCAGPKWPVYTTKNKGYLDINVQSTAGSFAEKKRVEFWDTLYCETGLPCIKNN, via the exons ATGTATACGTattataatttgttgtttatgttTTGTGTACATTTACTTTATTTAGGATGTACAGTTTGTACAAAG GACGAGCCGATAGTGAGCGTGAAACAGGGGAAGCTACAGGGTGCTACAGACACGTTGTATGATGGTTCAACATACTACAGTTTCAGGGGCATCCCATATGCCAAGCCACCATTGGGGCAGCTGCGATTCAGG GCTCCCCTGCCACCTCAATCCTGGAAAGGCGTACGACAAGCGACCGAATATGGCTCCATCTGCGCACAAAATGACGGTGAACCAGACTCCGTCTTCCAAGGAAGCGAAGACTGCTTGTTCCTCAACGTCTTCACCAAATACCTCCATGGTCGTACACCTGTCATGGTCTTCATACACGGAGGATCCTATCTAGCTGGATCTGGTAATGATGACCTGTACGGACCGAAGTTCCTCGTTCACCAAGATGTTATCCTGGTCACTTTGAACTACCGCTTAGAAGTGCTTGGATTCATAAGTGTGGAAACCCCTGAGGTTCCCGGCAATGCGGGTATGAAGGACCAAGTAGCTGCGTTGAAGTGGATAAAGGAGAATATAGCAAAGTTTGGAGGAGATCCCGATAATATTACGATTTTTGGCGAGAGTTCTGGGGCTTGCTCTGTGACGCATCATATCTTGTCGCCGATGACTAGAGGTTTATTTCATAAAGTTATCGCGCAAAGTGGTACTAGTGTCCATGATTGGGCGATAGGTGAAGGCAGCAAGAGCAGGGCATTCAGAGTTGGAAAATATTTAGGAAGAGACACCAGAAATACTACTGAGCTGATTGAGTTTTTAAGATCTCTACCAGCAGCGAACCTAACTAACTTGACAATTGCTACGAGTACGTATGATGAGAAATATAGAGGATTGCCTGAGCGATTTTTACCAGTTGTCGAAAAGAAATTTGATAATGTCGAAGCGTTTCTAAGCGAATATCCTTTGGATACACTTCAGTCGAAAAGAATTCGTAAAGTTCCATTGATGTTAGGATATAACTCCGCTGAAGCCATTATTATGATTCAAGATAGATTAGGAAAGTTGGACATTTACAATAACAATCCTTCCTACGATGTACCTAGAGAGATCGCTGAGAAACTAACCCAAGAGAAAATGAATGATATGGGTAAAAGAATTAGAAAATTCTATATTGGTGACAGAGAGTATACAAAGAACGATTATAAGGAGATCGTCACTATGTTGTCTGACGAGCATTTCGTGTATGACACGCACAGATTTACATACTTGTATTCTAAACACAACAGTCccatttatatgtatagattcAGTTTCGACACTGACCTCAATGTTTTCAAGAATTTTACAAGTATGGGTTTGGATTTGAAAGGAGCATGCCATGCAGATGAACTATTTTATATGTTCTCTAATAGTTATAATAAAGATGCGTACGAATCGCAAGAGAAATTGAAGAATTACGTGTCGAAGGTGACGAAATTATGGACAGATTTTGCTAAAACCAG CAACCCAACTCCAGACACCTGCGCTGGACCTAAATGGCCGGTATACACGACGAAGAACAAGGGATACCTAGACATCAACGTACAGTCGACGGCGGGTAGCTTCGCTGAGAAAAAGCGCGTGGAGTTCTGGGACACACTGTACTGCGAGACTGGCTTGCCTTGCATAAAAAATAACTaa